From Dasypus novemcinctus isolate mDasNov1 chromosome 19, mDasNov1.1.hap2, whole genome shotgun sequence, a single genomic window includes:
- the VPS33A gene encoding vacuolar protein sorting-associated protein 33A, with the protein MAAHLSYGRVNLNVLREAVRRELREFLDKCAGSKAIVWDEYLTGPFGLIAQYSLLKEHEVEKMFTLKRSRLPAADVKNIIFFVRPRLELMDIIAENVLSEDRRGPPRDFHILFVPRRSLLCEQRLKDLGVLGSFIHREEYSLDLIPFDGDLLSMESESAFKECYLESDQTSLYHAAQGLMTLQALYGTIPQIFGKGECARQVANMMMRMKREFTGSQNSIFPVFDNLLLLDRNVDLLTPLATQLTYEGLIDEIYGIQNSYVKLPPEKFAPKKQGDGAKDLPTEAKKLQLNSAEELYAEIRDKNFNAVGSVLSKKAKVISAAFEERHNAKTVGEIKQFVSQLPHMQAARGSLANHTSIAELIKDVTTSEDFFDKLTVEQEFMSGIDTDKVNNYIEDCIAQKHPLIKVLRLICLQSVCNSGLKQKVLDYYKREILQTYGYEHILTLHNLEKAGLLKPQAGGRNNYPTIRKTLRLWMDDVNEQNPTDISYVYSGYAPLSVRLAQLLSRPGWRSIEEVLRILPGPHFEERQPLPTGLQKKRQPGENRVTLVFFLGGVTYAEIAALRFLSQLEDGGTEYVIATTKLMNGTSWMESLMEKPF; encoded by the exons ATGGCGGCGCACCTGTCCTACGGGCGAGTGAACCTGAACGTGCTGCGCGAGGCGGTGCGTCGCGAGCTGCGCGAGTTCCTGGACAAGTGCGCGGGAAGCAAG GCAATAGTTTGGGATGAGTACCTAACAGGACCATTTGGGCTGATTGCACAGTACTCACTCCTGAAG GAACATGAAGTGGAAAAAATGTTCACACTTAAAAGAAGTCGTTTACCAGCAGCTGATGtcaagaatattatttttttcgTCAGACCCAGGCTAGAATTGATGGATATCATTGCTGAAAATGTGCTCAG TGAAGACAGACGTGGCCCACCGAGAGatttccacattttgtttgtgCCACGCCGTAGCTTATTATGTGAGCAACGGTTGAAGGATCTGGGTGTTTTGGGATCCTTCATTCATAGGGAGGAATACAGCCTTGATCTCATTCCATTTGATGGGGATCTCTTATCCATGGAGTCAGAGAGTGCATTCAAA GAATGCTACCTGGAGAGCGACCAGACCAGCCTCTACCACGCAGCCCAGGGGCTGATGACCTTGCAGGCTCTGTACGGAACCATCCCCCAGATCTTTGGGAAGGGAGAATGTGCACGG CAAGTGGCCAATATGATGATGAGGATGAAGAGAGAATTTACAGGAAGCCAAAATTCAATATTTCCAGTTTTTGATAATCTCTTGTTGCTTGATCGCAACGTGGATTTATTAACACCTCTTGCCACTCAGCTTACGTATGAGGGACTCATCGATGAAATCTACGGCATTCAGAACA GCTACGTGAAATTGCCTCCTGAGAAGTTTGCCCCTAAAAAGCAGGGCGATGGTGCTAAGGACTTGCCCACTGAAGCAAAGAAGCTTCAGCTGAATTCTGCCGAGGAGCTCTATGCTGAGATCCGGGATAAAAACTTCAATGCCGTGGGTTCCGTGCTTAGCAAGAAAGCCAAGGTCATCTCTGCGGCGTTTGAG GAAAGGCACAATGCTAAAACGGTCGGGGAGATTAAGCAATTTGTTTCCCAGCTGCCCCACATGCAAGCAGCAAGAGGGTCCCTTGCAAACCACACCTCCATTGCAGAGTTAATCAAGGATGTTACAA CTTCTGAAGACTTCTTTGATAAGTTAACAGTGGAGCAAGAGTTTATGTCTGGAATAGACACTGATAAG GTCAACAATTACATTGAGGATTGTATTGCCCAGAAGCATCCCTTAATCAAAGTGTTAAGACTCATCTGCCTCCAGTCTGTGTGCAATAGTGGACTCAAACAAAAAGTTCTGGACTATTACAAGAGAGAAATTCTCCAG ACATATGGCTATGAACACATATTGACCTTACATAACCTGGAGAAGGCTGGCCTGCTGAAACCACAGGCAGGGGGCAGAAACAATTACCCCACAATTCGGAAAACATTACGGCTCTGGATGGATGATGTTAATGAACAA AATCCCACGGACATATCCTACGTGTACAGCGGTTACGCACCTCTCAGCGTGCGTCTGGCTCAGCTCCTTTCCCGACCTGGCTGGCGGAGTATTGAGGAAGTCCTCCGCATACTTCCCGGGCCCCACTTCGAAGAACGGCAGCCATTGCCCACAGGACTGCAAAAGAAAC GTCAACCCGGAGAAAACCGAGTCACTCTGGTATTTTTCCTCGGAGGCGTAACCTATGCTGAAATTGCTGCTCTCCGCTTTCTCTCCCAGCTGGAAGATGGAGGGACAGAGTATGTAATTGCAACCACTAAACTGATGAATGGCACCAGCTGGATGGAGTCTCTAATGGAAAAACCCTTCTAG